Part of the Microcoleus sp. AS-A8 genome, GAGGGGCCAGAGGCGGAGTGATGAGGACTGCGATAAGGGCGATCGCTGACCAATGTTCCTTTATTTCTCAGCAACCCCGCAACAGAGTGGATTTGCGTCACCTCTAAGGCTTCGTCAAAGCTGAGTGGGGGCAGGATCGCCGGTAACCGTCGCGCCAGCATGGTTTTCCCACTCCCTGGAGGCCCAACAAAGATTAAATTATGTCCCCCAGCCGCCGCAATTTCTAAGGCTCTACGAGCATGAGCCTGACCTTTTACATCTTTTAAGTCTGGCCCCGTTGAGCGAGAGGTTCGCAACGCCTGCAACCCATCCATCTGTACAGGTGAGTAACGCTCTGGCTCATTTAAAAAGTCAGCAACTTGCGCCAAATTCTTGAACCCGTAGACCGCTAATCCCTGTACGACTGCTGCCTCCCGTGCATTATCTGCCGGAACTACCAAACCCGAAATTTCCAGTCGCTTAGCCGCCGCCGCAATGGGTAATACACCCGCAACGGGTCGCAGATTCCCATCTAGAGAAACTTCTCCTAAAAACAGATAATCGCCCAACAATTCGGCACTTACCTGCTCTGACGCCGCCATAATGCCCACACTAATGGGTAAATCAAAGCTTGGCCCTTCTTTACGCAAGTCAGCCGGTGTTAGGTTCACCACAATCTTCCGCATGGGAAAGGCAAAACCCGCATTCTTTAGTGCCGCCTTGACTCTTTCTCGTGATTCTTGAACGGCAGTATCGGGTAAACCAACTACGACAATTCCCGGTAACCCACCGGACACATCCACTTCTACCCCCACCTTGACAGCATCGATTCCCACGATAGAAGCACTCCAAACTCTAGCTAGCATCTCAATTCCCCTGACACTTAAGCGCGAGTATAGGGCTTGCCCTCTGGGTTCCTAAACCGGGAAATTACTGGAGTTAGTTTCGTTCCAGGACGGTGATTACGTAAAATTGCTAGCAGTCTGAGCCGCTTTCATAACTATTGAGTAGAAGAATTAACATGAGCGAGACCATCTTCAGCAAGATTATTCGCAAAGAAATACCCGCTGACATTGTTTATGAAGATGACTTAACAATTGCCTTCACAGACGTTGCCCCCCAAGCACCCGTTCACATCCTGGTGATTCCCAAAAAGCCCATTCCTCAGCTAGCGGCAGCCGAATCCGAAGACCATGCCCTCATGGGACACCTGCTCTTAACCGCCAAGCGAGTTGCCCAGCAACTCGGTCTGGATAA contains:
- a CDS encoding YifB family Mg chelatase-like AAA ATPase gives rise to the protein MLARVWSASIVGIDAVKVGVEVDVSGGLPGIVVVGLPDTAVQESRERVKAALKNAGFAFPMRKIVVNLTPADLRKEGPSFDLPISVGIMAASEQVSAELLGDYLFLGEVSLDGNLRPVAGVLPIAAAAKRLEISGLVVPADNAREAAVVQGLAVYGFKNLAQVADFLNEPERYSPVQMDGLQALRTSRSTGPDLKDVKGQAHARRALEIAAAGGHNLIFVGPPGSGKTMLARRLPAILPPLSFDEALEVTQIHSVAGLLRNKGTLVSDRPYRSPHHSASGPSLVGGGSFPRPGEISLAHRGVLFLDELTEFKRDVLEFLRQPLEDGCVTISRTRQSVMFPAQFTLVASTNPCPCGYFGDTIQACTCSPRAREQYWAKLSGPLMDRIDLQVAVNRLKPEEITRQPTGEESAPVRERVQAARDRAHHRFKTADAAIRCNAQMQSHHLRYWCPLDDTSRNLLEGAIRKLGLSARASDRILKVARTIADLAGDEVLKPQHVAEAIQYRTIDRMQ
- a CDS encoding histidine triad nucleotide-binding protein, with product MNMSETIFSKIIRKEIPADIVYEDDLTIAFTDVAPQAPVHILVIPKKPIPQLAAAESEDHALMGHLLLTAKRVAQQLGLDNGYRLVINNGADGGQTVDHLHLHILGGRPMKWPPG